The Zalophus californianus isolate mZalCal1 chromosome X, mZalCal1.pri.v2, whole genome shotgun sequence genome window below encodes:
- the DUSP9 gene encoding dual specificity protein phosphatase 9: MEGLGRSCLWLRRELSPPRPRLLLLDCRSRELYEAARIGGALSVALPGLLLRRLRRGSLSVRALLPGPPLQPPPPAPVLLYDQGGGRHRRGEAEAEEWEADSVLGTLLQKLREEGYLAYYLQGGFSRFQAECPHLCETSLSSRGGPSTAPVPSPVVGLGGLCLGSDCSDAESEPDRDSMSCGLDSEGATPPPAGLLPSFPVQILPNLYLGCARDSANVDSLAKLGIRYILNVTPNLPNLFEKNGDFHYKQIPISDHWSQNLSQFFPEAIAFIDEALSQNRGVLVHCLAGVSRSVTVTVAYLMQKRHLSLNDAYDLVKRKKSNISPNFNFMGQLLDFERSLRLEERRTRERSSGGQESAASDPPSFFTTPTSDGVFELDPT, encoded by the exons ATGGAGGGTCTGGGCCGCTCGTGCCTGTGGCTGCGGAGGGAGCTGTCGCCCCCGCGGCCTCGGCTGCTGCTCCTGGACTGCCGAAGCCGCGAGCTCTACGAGGCGGCGCGCATTGGCGGGGCGCTGAGCGTCGCCCTGCCCGGGCTGCTGCTGCGCCGCCTGCGGCGGGGGAGCCTGTCGGTTCGCGCGCTCCTGCCCGGGCCGCCGCTGcagccgcccccgcccgccccggtGCTCCTGTACGACCAGGGCGGGGGCCGGCACCGGCGCGGGGAGGCGGAGGCCGAGGAGTGGGAGGCCGATTCGGTGCTGGGCACCCTGCTCCAGAAGCTGCGAGAGGAAGGCTACCTGGCATACTACCTACAGG gcGGCTTCAGCAGATTCCAGGCAGAGTGCCCCCACCTGTGTGAGACCAGCCTCAGCAGCCGTGGTGGCCCAAGCACAGCCCCGGTGCCCAGCCCAGTGGTGGGGCTGGGCGGCCTGTGCCTGGGCTCTGACTGCTCTGATGCAGAATCCGAGCCTGACCGCGACTCCATGAGCTGTGGCCTGGATTCAGAGGGTGCCACCCCGCCCCCGGCGGGGCTGCTGCCATCCTTCCCTGTCCAGATCCTGCCCAACCTCTACCTGGGCTGTGCCCGGGATTCAGCCAACGTGGACAGCTTGGCCAAGCTGGGCATCCGCTACATCCTCAACGTCACCCCCAACCTCCCTAACCTCTTCGAGAAGAACGGTGACTTTCACTACAAGCAGATCCCCATCTCAGACCACTGGAGCCAGAACTTGTCCCAGTTCTTTCCTGAGGCCATTGCGTTCATTG ATGAGGCCTTGTCCCAGAACCGCGGGGTGCTCGTTCACTGCCTGGCCGGCGTCAGCCGCTCTGTCACCGTCACCGTGGCCTACCTCATGCAGAAGCGCCACCTCTCACTCAACGATGCCTATGACCTGGTCAAGCGGAAGAAGTCTAACATCTCACCCAACTTCAACTTCATGGGGCAACTGCTGGACTTCGAGCGTAGCCTTCGGCTGGAGGAGAGGCGCACCCGGGAGCGCAGTAGCGGGGGGCAGGAGTCCGCGGCCTCTGACCCACCCTCCTTCTTCACCACCCCCACCAGCGATGGTGTCTTCGAGCTGGATCCCACATAG